Genomic segment of Schistocerca piceifrons isolate TAMUIC-IGC-003096 chromosome 1, iqSchPice1.1, whole genome shotgun sequence:
taaacccaatggcagctctctgtttggaatgcagctccgttacagacgccatttttttAAAGGCTCCTTACAGCACTGTCACTGattggaacttcataaaactataggggctgcagtgagaatattccacaatgtcccactgtaaattccacattttttcaaccaaaactggatttttttttttttttttttttggaggggggggggggggggggggaatactgcATTACTTATATAGTGCCCCTCACAGCATCAATATCACAGAAGTTAAAACTATCCCCTGTTATTAtcaccattttattttatttttttccttacatACAACCAAATCACTTGTGTGATGAAATGTAAATTGTATATGTGGATCCAAATTGTTGTACTCAATCTATCTCAAGATTTAGTATGGCAAACATCATGTCAAAGAAGCATCTCTATGATGTAAAGGTATAACCACATGTCTTTTTCCTTGTGTGCAATCACTGAAGCACAGGAATAAAAGCACATGCACAAGAAATTAGTAGGGAGAACGCATGTACACTTGTGTGTTCTCGTGTGCACGCATTGCCCCACGGCCCAAGCAGTTTGCTGCGCATCCATTTCTTTGTACGGCAATTCGTGCTGCGTTTAGTTTGATGAAAAGtgacataaaaagaaaaaaggaactGTAGGTAAAACAGTATACAAGCAACAGGGATACGAGAAATAAAAAGTAACTGTTATGCTTTGTAAATTTCAGAAGGTGGTCACAGTGAGATTTAAGATTTTCTGCATGGGACATTGCAGCAATAGGGATGACAATAACATTTTTTAGCTGGAAACAGGCAACTTAGGGCCTACATATCAGTACAAGATATTTATCTTACattttcaaaacaaagcatttcagtgattattcctgaaacagagaaatacTTAAAGAAGTTCTTAGCCATAATGTGAATGTTAATTTACTTTCAACacatcataaaatattttcttttataaaaagTTGTTTACACAACTTCAATGAAAAGACATTACATATTGATTAATATTGTCTTAGACCCTAGAATACACTAGAATGGAGATTGAGTTTtccaattttataattttttttttcttcatcaatgTACTTCATTTCAATTTCTAATAGTATGTTGAGGAGATACACATATCCCATCTTTTCTTGTGTTAATATGTCATGCTCCTCAATTGTTGTGCTATTTAGTCACCACAGCATCAATATTCATACACGGTTTTCATATGCACTTTTCCTAAATTTTTATGATGTTTCTTCACCTCTGTCTTCCTACTCCACGACTTACATTATTCTTTACAGCAATATGATCAGAGACTTTTTATCTAATATTTGACACTCagggcatcacatctcaaatgtttatTCAAAAAATCTTTAGAAGCAGCATTCCATATGAATCCTCTTTGTCTGTTAATCATCTATAAATTTCTGCGAGCTTTCTTTGGAGCCAACAGACATTACTGCACACAGAGTGCCTTAGAACATAATCTAACACACTATACAACAAAACATACACGAGACCCAGGTGCCTGTCATCTGATAAGTGATACCCACTAAACCCAGGAAGTAATGCACTTTTATGTACAGCCTCCATTTCAAAGAAATTACACATGCACAAATGTACTGACGGAAATGTACACACATGCACAAAGTGAAAAAGAAGAAAGGCATCATGTGGACACACCTTAATAGTGTCTCTTTTCTTAAAATAAGTAGACTGTATGGACTTAGCATTAGCGTAAAAGTTTTTGGAGACTACACAATCAATGTGTATAATAAATCGTTGCTGAAGATAAATCTATGCCCACAACTagcaactgaaaaataaatttcatacAAACTCCCCAAAACTATATTAGGCTACATAAGTACATAAACTATTTAAAAAGCACGACaaccattaaataacaaaataattaaatacagGCAATACACAAAAGTGTTTTTGAATATGAGTACAAAGATAAAAATTAGTTGTTTAAAAACTTGATTGTTTGTGCCAGtctaaataaaatgcaaaatagtCCTTCTGAACAACTctatctcactaggcgtactcatagttACACACAGCAAAAGAATTAATGTAAATGTCTACGCAATTTAATTTAGTGTAATGTTTTGTAAatagtgatattatttaatcttgcgTTTCATTTAcgttgcaagctattgttccaattaaacggtGTCTTGGCATGGCTGCAGGTTCTGTGTTACAAATCTTATGAAAGATCCAGCACAAGCCAAAACTTTGGAATTATTAAATCTACAAAGTCtaacaaagaaatattttcagaagagtcAATACAATACTTTATACTTTAATAggttactgaaaattttagtttcataACCCAAAAATGGAGGGCAAATCATTATCCAGACTGTGAGCTGACCTATTTTAAGCATTTGGGTTCACTTGTCCAAAATGTGGTATACTGCTGTCCATATACTAAATGTGCCACATACTGATGGGTGCTCTTAATGGACAAGGAAACTTTGTTGTTGCTCACTTACAGTCACTCCTCCTCCCAATGATGCACGATTAAGTCCAACATAATAAGATCACTGCATGTAGAGACATGCTGCATTGTTTCACTGGAGGTAGCCTGCAGTTCTCCGTGGCTGCTGCATCACAAACCAATTCATTGCTTCCTGTGTGTCTTGGTATCAGCAGCTTATCCTTTTTCCCtacatgccatatttttatttatatgtttacttCATATGGAAACATTAGGgctatcaggccctctcttacaactAGCCAGACTTCCTAGTTGGGTAGACATAACAATTCGTACGACACACaagaaatatacactgatcagccaaaacattatgaccactgcccaccacaatgttggatgccgtctggtggcATTACGGGCATGTGACGCGATAACGAAactatgtaagcagagcagacatggacaggggatcaccctggcaaagatatgggctacaaatggggaaatccaaagggcaggttattattacacTGAGCcagtgaatgagtatctcgaaaacattGAAGCTCGTCGAATGTTCCCATGCTACTGTTGTGAGGATCTGTGGAAAGAGCTACAAAGACAATGAAATTACcaataggtgctaaatggttggacatccactactcttcacagaaagtggggttTGCACATTGTCTCCTCTGTAAAGTAGAATATATtatgatagatggtgatctgtggcatctctgttgcAAGAACACAAtgatggtgcatgcacaagtgtttcggagcacaccatatgtcgtacattgttgaacatggagctctacagcagaccacccctacatggtCACATGTTGATttaacgacatcatcagttacgattgcagtgggcatggggacATCAGGATTTGGccattgatcaatggaaacgtgtcagctcttttcGCTACACTAGATCTATGGTCATCTCCGCAAATGCTGTCACTGAGGTAAACGGCAGTTTGAAATGTGCAGTACGCCACAGATACAGGTTGGTGAGAAAAATATTTTACTATGGGAGACATtcagacattctcctgtgcttgcttggacctgtggtagtaatcgaagattcattgacagctgcgaaccacttgcttcccttcatgcttaatgtcttctcTGACAGTAATGTCTTCTTTCAGCAGTATAGCTGTCCACATTTTGGAGTCAGGAcaatgctacagtggtctgaggagcattatagtgaacccacGTTGATCGCTCAGCAGCCAAATtggtctgatgtaaatcctatggaatccatctggtTCATTACCAGGTACCATCACAACATATGCAAATCAGCAGCCCACTATTTTAGCAAATTACATGACTTATGCATAGACATCTAGTGTCAcacacctccagaaacctaccaacaaactgttggattcctgatatgcagaatcagtgatgtatttcgttccaaagatggacaaacaagctactaacagctggtcataatgttttggatcatcagcgCATACAggcaatgtagtagtagtagtaggagtagtagtagtagtagcagctaaTAACGATACATGTAGTAATGAAtacaacaaatataataaatgtcaGCCTCAAAAATGTTAAGCAATTCCCTCATTGTCCACAGTTTGTGGTCTTGCGATAGAATTCTCACTTCCCaagcatggggtcctgggttcgattcccagcggggtcagggattttcacctgccctgagatgactgggtgttgttgcatcatcttcatcatcatcattcatccccattatggtcagaggaaggcaatggcaaaccacctccattaggaccttgcctagtatggtggtgcgggtctcccgcatcattcccctaccctctgtcaagaagcatgggacttcatttccaattCCCTCATTATGTTATTATCAAACATGAGTAGGCACATCTAAACAGAAACATATAATAACAGAATAGAAGGAATACATGTGGAGAAGAAGTTGACTGGATGGACGAAAACAGAGAAATAGTAGGGTATGATTAGCTGTTGAGatggaaagaagaaaacagaaatggaAAGCAATGAGAAAAGCATAGAAAGGGAAGCTATGCCGATGATAAATGATAAAGCTTTAATCTATACTTGAGTGCAGAAAGTGTTTTGGACAAGAAGCAAGTTGCAGGGTAATTTGTTCCACAATTGTATGAGGAAATGAAGAAGAAGATGGAGATAGTGAAAGATTTAGTGTTATGCAAGATGCTGGACGTATCCAATTTAGTAATGCGTGTAATGATAAGTATTTAGTATGTGAGGAGAGGTGTTGAGCACACCTGTGACTAAGAaaccaatgaagtaaatactgcaCATGGAGACCATGTTGTCTACCTGGTTGCATCAATCTGAGTACAGGAAGGACTGATGTGATCAAACAACAGAATGTTGCATACATATCTTACGCAAGCATTCATTACCAGCTCAAGTCATCTGGAGTTATCACCATTTTTGctatgttgaactacatcacattaTTAAAAGTTTCGTACGACTAAATacttggactaatttttgtttaatttgaaacagaaatatttttctaaagtTTTGGATTGCATATAGGCAGGAGAGAGATTTCCTGCAAGCTGCAACcatttgttctttccaatttagacACTCATCCAAGATTATGCAAAcatcttttactgttttttaaagtgATAATTGGATGCCACTGAGAAGTATTGGAGGTACTGATTCACGAAAATGTCTGTTGATCGACTTTCAGTGAGATGTGAGAATGACCTGCGACTTCTTAGGGCTTAGTTTAAGAACTCAGTTTTATGCCCATCATGGTACAAAACAATGACTGTCATTCATATTTGTTATATCATTTAAAATTGTTACAGCAGCAACAATGCTCACAGTGTTGGCACTTATATACAACAGTGTATTGTCTTCATAATCATATAAGTGGTAATTACAAGAGGCACAGGATGAAGTCCTGGTTGGGTTGGACATTTTACATATTCCTGGAAACCAATATCTGTGCTAAACAATACACAGTCATTTATCAACATAGATTTTCTAAAAAGCCAGTAAGAACATAAAAACACTTCTAAAAATCATGTGCAAAATGCATTGTGTTCCATTAATTCCTCTTAGATGTAACTGGAAACACCCTACACAAAAGCAACACAAAGATCAGATGGGTGTTAAGGAAATACAAAATCTATTTTTACAGTGTACTGACCTTAAAAGCAATTATATCATTCTTCTTTGGTTTTCCTTCCAGTTGAGGATAATGAAGTGGATCAATAGCATTAGGATTCATTTTCAGGCATGTCATATCAGCCTGATCCACTACTTGTGTACTCTGAAAATCACTTGTTCCTTCAGAATTTTTGTTGGTGTTCTGTTTTGAGACCGGCATTAAGGATTCTGATGCAGATCCAGAACTGTTGCACTGACTTTTTCGTTCAAATACAACAGGAACTGAATTCTGTTTTCCAAGAattaagagcttctgtaaagattccTTTGTGTTCATATTCAGATCAGCAGTGTTTAATGCCCACTGCTGATGTAAAGGAATTTGGTTTGGCAAAGATGTAATATCACTTTTAATTATACAATTTTCAGGAGTACAATATTCAAAGCTATTTTTCGTGGGACAGTCCGTAACTTCAGTTTCTGGAATGAGATCATGTGTACTCTCATCATTGACATTTGGTGATGCTTTAGAGTCACAGGTTTCTTCAGTTGTATTATTTCTCATATCCATATCATTACTCAAAGGTACCTCTTCATTGCTTgtactttcttttaaattttcaccCATTGCATCATCAAATCTTATGTGTTTCCTTGGTGGAATACTATACTGTGGAACTGCATGTTGTACGACCACAGATGGTAATGCAACAACACTGTCATTCTGGATTCCATTTCTCTTTCTGTGTTTCCTTACACGGACCCTCTTACGCTTAGGCTTTGTGCCGATGGTTGTGTTGGTGACATTGTCTAGATGGTTTCCCAGGGCAGAATCATAAATGCTGGTACTGTCCTGCGACAGAAAGTCTGCAACTTCTCTAATCTTACACCCACCAGTAAAATTTGGAGTACTACTTACAGCTCTGTCTACAAAATCTGAACCTCCATAGTCTTTACTGTCACAGTCTTCTATGCCACTATTCACTACACCATCAATATTTTGGCATGTTAATGAAGATCCATTTTTGCACTTTTGAGCTCCTTTAGAACAACTAGTTAAAAATGTCGTGTCAGGTGTGAATTCACAACTTAATGATAAACTTTGGTCTTGTGCCACATCTGTTTCTGCATCACTTTGGTTGAGTTTTTTATTGCGTTTTTTCAAGTCTGTGGGATGTAGATGTTCTGAATCAAGACTCTTGTGGGCATCCAGTGATGCTaagtcattttttctttttttcttatgttTCTTGAGGCCTTTGGCAGTTTCTTGTTCATTGTGGTCACTTATGTTTTCAGGCGAATTGTGGCACAGCACCTCAGATACAACTTTGTCCTCTGTAACATCTCCATTAATTTCAACAGctttgtttctctttttctttctgttaGCTTTATTGTCAAAATGTATGCCATCACTGTTTTTCTTCTCAAGTTCATCTTGAAGGGGTTCTATACTACTGCCATTGAGGACTTCCTTTTttactctttctttctttcgtttacATTTTTTTTGATAGTGAATTTCAGGTTCAAGATCCTGCTGTAAAACATTTACACTGTTGGTAAACTTGCTCTTATCAATTTCTTCACGTTTTCTCTTCTTGCCTCGGGCTTCATGAAATAATGTTTTACCTATATGGGACAAACAAGAGTTGTTGGCTTTCTCATTCTGGTAGAAATCTTGAGAGTCAAAATTCTCTGAACTGTCAGTCttgttattttttctggattcttgCTCAGGGTGAATCTCTTGTCTCAGATACTCTACTTCTTTATTGCTCTTTGTAAGATGGTCAGTTGTGGAACAGCTCTCCCTACCTTGGAAGTGAAAGGCTTTCAAGACtctgtaacaaaataataaaaaatagttcTAGGATTACTTATTCAAAATGTTCACAAAGTGATAAGAAAGTTAAACTAATTGAGAACAGATTTTGTAACATTATAATCATTTTAGAAATTGCAGCTTAAAAAAGAAAGCTTATATAACTGGTATTGAGAAGCAGCTGTAAAGTAATAAATATCCCTAAAATATTTTGGACTATTACATGCTTTCAGTTTCCATTGTCTACTTTGGTTAAGttatttcttacattttttttttttccaaaattctgaaTCAAGAGTCTTGTGAGTATCCAGTGATGCtaagtcatttttttcttttttccttgtgtttcctgaGGCTCATGGTAGTTTCTTGTTCATTGTGGTCACTTATTTTTTCAAGTGAATTGACTCTGTCTTCTGTAGCATTTCAATTAATTTCACCAGCTATTCTTATTCTTTCTGTTAGCTTTATTGTCAAAGTGTATGCCATCACTGTTTTTCTCCTCAAGTTCATTTTGAATGTATTCTATACTACTGCCACTGAGGACTTCCTTCTTTAGTCAAGATGGACACCACAATGGTGCCCACATGAACCACCTCTGATTTAAGTGCATTTTCTTTGGGAATAAGTTTCTACAAACAGTCAATATTTGGAGCCGCATAAGCTTAAAGCATTAAGTAGTGCAGTGTGTTACTGGTTAGATTCAAGACTttgtaaactatgtaacaaacatcATCAAAGTTTTGAAGTGTGTTTGCTCGCAGCATACATGAACAAGCAGctaacatctacgtctacatctacatggatactctgcaaatcacatttaagagcctagcagagggttcattgaaccaccttcacaattctctattattacaatcttgtacagcgtgcggaaagaacgagcacctatacctttccgtgcgagctctgatttccattattttattgtggtgattgtttctccctaagtag
This window contains:
- the LOC124796354 gene encoding uncharacterized protein LOC124796354 isoform X2, whose product is MEAGGFRVRLDLSQFFSDIKKFSCVYVDLSRDRQIADVVDRISEVFGIERPLFLLDERFYLPESENVNVLRNSNVVKVLKAFHFQGRESCSTTDHLTKSNKEVEYLRQEIHPEQESRKNNKTDSSENFDSQDFYQNEKANNSCLSHIGKTLFHEARGKKRKREEIDKSKFTNSVNVLQQDLEPEIHYQKKCKRKKERVKKEVLNGSSIEPLQDELEKKNSDGIHFDNKANRKKKRNKAVEINGDVTEDKVVSEVLCHNSPENISDHNEQETAKGLKKHKKKRKNDLASLDAHKSLDSEHLHPTDLKKRNKKLNQSDAETDVAQDQSLSLSCEFTPDTTFLTSCSKGAQKCKNGSSLTCQNIDGVVNSGIEDCDSKDYGGSDFVDRAVSSTPNFTGGCKIREVADFLSQDSTSIYDSALGNHLDNVTNTTIGTKPKRKRVRVRKHRKRNGIQNDSVVALPSVVVQHAVPQYSIPPRKHIRFDDAMGENLKESTSNEEVPLSNDMDMRNNTTEETCDSKASPNVNDESTHDLIPETEVTDCPTKNSFEYCTPENCIIKSDITSLPNQIPLHQQWALNTADLNMNTKESLQKLLILGKQNSVPVVFERKSQCNSSGSASESLMPVSKQNTNKNSEGTSDFQSTQVVDQADMTCLKMNPNAIDPLHYPQLEGKPKKNDIIAFKKLKMTSNYTPEVSGFIIATVLNISEDTLEMSLRIEDDGNSPKRGV
- the LOC124796354 gene encoding uncharacterized protein LOC124796354 isoform X1, which translates into the protein MEAGGFRVRLDLSQFFSDIKKFSCVYVDLSRDRQIADVVDRISEVFGIERPLFLLDERFYLPESENVNVLRNSNVVKVLKAFHFQGRESCSTTDHLTKSNKEVEYLRQEIHPEQESRKNNKTDSSENFDSQDFYQNEKANNSCLSHIGKTLFHEARGKKRKREEIDKSKFTNSVNVLQQDLEPEIHYQKKCKRKKERVKKEVLNGSSIEPLQDELEKKNSDGIHFDNKANRKKKRNKAVEINGDVTEDKVVSEVLCHNSPENISDHNEQETAKGLKKHKKKRKNDLASLDAHKSLDSEHLHPTDLKKRNKKLNQSDAETDVAQDQSLSLSCEFTPDTTFLTSCSKGAQKCKNGSSLTCQNIDGVVNSGIEDCDSKDYGGSDFVDRAVSSTPNFTGGCKIREVADFLSQDSTSIYDSALGNHLDNVTNTTIGTKPKRKRVRVRKHRKRNGIQNDSVVALPSVVVQHAVPQYSIPPRKHIRFDDAMGENLKESTSNEEVPLSNDMDMRNNTTEETCDSKASPNVNDESTHDLIPETEVTDCPTKNSFEYCTPENCIIKSDITSLPNQIPLHQQWALNTADLNMNTKESLQKLLILGKQNSVPVVFERKSQCNSSGSASESLMPVSKQNTNKNSEGTSDFQSTQVVDQADMTCLKMNPNAIDPLHYPQLEGKPKKNDIIAFKKLKMTSNYTPEVSGFIIATVLNISEDTLEMSLRIEAGESDLEAPKGRFYLENEDSEKNENDSKLHQLNWNELMDVRILFP